In the Zingiber officinale cultivar Zhangliang chromosome 5A, Zo_v1.1, whole genome shotgun sequence genome, AGGTGGATTGATAATATATCATATTATTGATTATTCGTCCATTATCAAGAGTGTGTGTATGCTGATGTCGTAACAAGATTTGCTTATACAAAGATGTAGCATTGTATATCTAATAACTACAGATTGTAAGCGTTCTATTTTAAATTAGTTAGCATTATAACCAAGGTAAACAGTAGGTTCAAATAGAAtccccattttttttttaataaattaaaatcaattgaTACTGAACAGTCAGTCTATCAATCGTCCATTAAGAGTTAGAATCAAAATTTAATGAGATGGTTAAGATAAAGGATATTGTCATATAAGATTTTGAGGTCAAAATTTGATGCATTTGAGTATATCTTTTCTCATGTCTTGTCCACCTGTATTAATATATAGTAGTCACTTATGATTTACCTTTTTCCAGAAGAAttgaatcaaaattcaaaatttatccAACTAAACTTCCGCTCTAAACATTTTATAAACAAATAACACAGGAATAATAtaaacaaaaatatacaaaatcagaaactaaacctgaattttcttccatattatatatatgtgtgtgctTGTTGCCTCATGCATCATTCGTTTAATTAATCAATGAAGTGCATGCGTGAACAAAAACTGCAATGTGATCACAGAgttattttatttcaattttcaaAGTCAATTATCTGTGGTTTCCTATGTATTCTTGTGATAGATGTGgtcagaaataaaattaaaacaaaggcTAGCAGTTAGCACACAAATAAATAAGAAGGGAGATTAAGGATAAAATTAATTGTGAAGGTcagtaattaaattatattagttTTCCCTTCAAGTTGTTGATCAAGGTTTACGCAATCTAATAAGTTAAAGCTAAAaccatttaaaatattatttttaatgatCTTGAATTTCTAAAAAACTCATGAGTAATAGTTATTATGAGATAGGGATACCACATAAAAACTATATCCTAATTAATCAGGTTTACCACATAATTAGatctataaatattaattttcaaaaccacaCCAATGTAttcatttataaaattaaaatctattttattaaatttattataactcgctaatattatattttatttaaacaaATCCATTAAATACGTCCCATATATTTAAATTGGCAAAGCAAAATTATTAGCGCTTTTTCAAACAAATTTGGATGGCATTTCTTTTATTTCCATTTTTGAATGAATATTATTGTTAAGAAACAAAACCCAATCAATTTGAATATTTTTTAAGTGATAAGGAAATATTTATGTGAAAATTTGATTAGAATTTGGATCGTTAATAGACACATTCAAACtatatattttctatatttttattcaaataaataattgactaaatctAAATTGTTGTAATTACTAATCTAAACTAAAATACAATGTTCCAATAGAAAAATTTGTAAATATctagaatttatacaaaattggAGTAATAATTATGGGATTAGGAagtttgaatattatttttaagaaataaAACATGGTCACTTTGAATAAGTTTTAAGtataagtaaataattatacGAAGATTTGCTCAGAATATGAATAATAAATCTTTTGATgacaaatattttagaaaataaaattatataaataattgaCTTGATCTAAATTGTTATGttactctctctctctatatatatctacTTGTTGATGCCTTCTGAATCCATCTTTAGAGGTCGGCTCCTCTCTGCTTTTCCGTCTTTGATTTGGATCTCTTCTTCCAATGGCTAGCGGGAAGGACCTCATCGTGAGCTTCGGCGAGATGCTCATCGACTTCGTGCCCACGGTCTCCGGCGTGTCATTGGCGGAGGCGCCTGGGTTCATCAAGGCCCCAGGCGGCGCCCCGGCCAACGTGGCCATCGCCGTGGCTCGCCTCGGAGGGCGCGCCGCCTTTCTCGGAAAACTCGGAGACGATGAGTTCGGCCGCATGCTGGCCGGCATCCTGCGCTCCAACGGCGTCGACGACGCCGGAGTTCTGTTCGACACCGGCGCACGAACGGCGCTCGCTTTCGTCACTCTCCGCGCCGACGGCGAGCGCGAGTTCATGTTCTATCGAAACCCTAGCGCCGACATGCTCCTCGAGGAAGGCGAGCTCAACCTCGACGTCATCAAGAGCGTAAGTTTGCGCAAGCAAGCGCATTGAATCTGGCCATTTCTTCCGGTTGATGACCTAAAGCCCTATTTCCCGATTTCTTTGCAGGCTGCGGTTTTCCACTACGGATCTATAAGTTTGATCACGGAGCCGTGCAGATCGGCTCATCTGAAGGCCATGCAGGTGGCGAGGGATGCAGGGGCGTTGCTCTCCTACGACCCCAACCTCCGATTGCCGCTGTGGCCTTCGGCGGAGTCGGCGCGGGAGCAGATCATGAGCATCTGGGACCAAGCGGACATCATCAAGGTCAGCGACGTCGAGCTCGAGTTCCTCACGGGGACGGATTCGGTGCAGGATGACGTTGTTTTGACCCTCTGGCGCCCGGAGTTCAAGCTTTTGCTGGTCACCCTGGGGGAGAAGGGATGCAAATACTACACCAAGGTATACTCTTTCACTGGAATTTGGATTCCAGATGACTTCCAATTTGGGGGTTCTTAACAACCCCCTAAAAAGGTTGCATCTTTATATTCCACTCACTTTCTATTCGTTAGCCCCTTTTTGCCCATTACCAGTATCTGATGAACTACTGAATTGATAGCGGTTTTCGGGAATTCGTGCtagaaatttgtagagaattaATGGAAGTTTCATTGATTTCACTAACCGCAGGACTTCCGAGGGAGTTTGGATGGCTTCTCCGTTAACACAGTGGACACCACCGGAGCCGGAGATGCATTTGTCGGCGCCATGCTCACCAAGATCGTCGCGGACCAATCTGTGCTACAGGTGAATGAATCGACCTTGGAGTTTTCATTTGAACTAAAATCTTTGCTGCGACAATCAttaatctcttctcctttgtgcCTATTGTGGGTGGATTCAGAGCGAGGAAAAGCTTAGAGAAGTTCTCAGATTTGCCAATGCGTGCGGAGCCATCACCACCACTAAGAAGGGAGCCATTCCTGCCCTGCCAAACAAAACTGAAGCTCTGGAGCTTTTGAAGAGAGATTGAAGTGTTTGGATCCCTCCCACTGCGTTGCtattttagtttttgttttagTTGGAGTTTAATTTGTCTAGGCGATTTGGAGTTTctgatgttttattttctctttttcatatttttcacaTGATAAAGCATTTAGAGAAGTGTTTTTGATCTTTTAATTTCCTTGATATCTATTacaatttatcaaaaatattagTTTTTTTTGTCTTTATATTTCATTTTTGCCTACGAAATATACAAGGATGACTTTTCCTTATGAACCAATCCGATAATTTAGTTGGATTCGATTCCAAAAATattggtttaaatttaattttttataaaatatttatttcaattcgaTCTGAATCTTTTAACTCTAACGGAATTAACGTCTCTACGTTTGAATATACCAGGATCGTTTGattaaatttttatacaagttaAAATATTATAACATATCACAAAGGGTTTATTTTCCCCTATTtcagtaaattaga is a window encoding:
- the LOC121980279 gene encoding probable fructokinase-1; translated protein: MASGKDLIVSFGEMLIDFVPTVSGVSLAEAPGFIKAPGGAPANVAIAVARLGGRAAFLGKLGDDEFGRMLAGILRSNGVDDAGVLFDTGARTALAFVTLRADGEREFMFYRNPSADMLLEEGELNLDVIKSAAVFHYGSISLITEPCRSAHLKAMQVARDAGALLSYDPNLRLPLWPSAESAREQIMSIWDQADIIKVSDVELEFLTGTDSVQDDVVLTLWRPEFKLLLVTLGEKGCKYYTKDFRGSLDGFSVNTVDTTGAGDAFVGAMLTKIVADQSVLQSEEKLREVLRFANACGAITTTKKGAIPALPNKTEALELLKRD